The Terriglobia bacterium genomic interval CGCATCGACAGGCTGGCTTACCTGAAGACCGCCATCGTCACGATCAGCGGCGGAGAACCGCTCCTCCATCCCGAAATCGAGAAGCTGATTCAGCGGATCCGGCAGCACGGCATAATTGCCGGCATGATCACCAACGGATACCTCCTGACGCCGAACAAGATCAAGGCTTTGAACGAGGCCGGGTTGGACCATCTTCAGATCAGTATCGACAACATTCAGCCGGACGATGTCTCGCTGAAGAGCCTCAAGGTTCTCGACAAAAAGCTCGAGTACCTCGCCGAGTTCGCCGACTTTGCCGTGAATATCAATTCCGTCATCGGAGGCGGTATCAAGAACCCCGAAGACGCCGTCACGATCACCAACCGCGCGCTGGCCCTGGGTTTCGCAAGCTCGCTCGGCATCATTCATGACGGCAGCGGTTCCATGAAGCCTCTGAATAAGCGTGAAGAGCGCGTGTACCGCGAGATCAAACAATACGGCCAGCAAAGCTACAGCCGGTTCAATTCCTGGTTTCAGGAAAACCTCGCGCGAGGAGAACCGAATGACTGGCGCTGCCGCGCCGGCGCCCGCTATCTGTATATTTGTGAAGACGGCCTGGTTCACTATTGCTCGCAACAGCGAGGCCATCCGGGAATTCCGCTGGAACAGTACAGCTTCGCCGATATCGCGCGCGAGTATGGCGCCAGGAAGTCCTGCGCGCCGCATTGTACCGTTGGGTGCGTGCAAAAGATTTCAGTGATCGATCATTGGCGAGATCCTCAGGACGAACGCGCTTCCGATGTACCACTCCATGTTGGCTAGCGAATTGCAAGCCCAACACGATGACTATTTCGTGTTACCCCCGCTCCGAAGCACAACTCCGCGCGATTGTTAACCTGCTGACCACGGCCGGGTTGTTCGACCAGTATGACGAGCAAGCCCACGGCGAAAGCATTCTGCTGTCTGTACATACGCGGACTCTCGAGGAACGCGAGCGCGTCCAGGAGATTCTCGAACAGGCTGGTATTTCCGGCATCTCATACACCGGCGAGAGCGCCGCTTAACCAAACACTTTCGGCTCGGTCCCGTCTCTAATCGTCCCTGTTCTCCCGGCTGCCGCTATACGCGCGACCTAATTTTCCCCGCGTGATCATGGAATTGTTCTGCCACTACACCCCCAGAATGTGATAGCCCCCGTCGACGTAGATCACTTCGCCGGAGATGCCGCGGGACAGAGGACTGATCAGGAAAAGCGCGGCGTCGCCGACTTCGTCGATATCGACGGCTTTACGCAGCGGTGCGCGTTCGGTGTGCAGTTTGATCATGTTGGAGATGCCGCCGACGGCCGAAGAAGCCAGGGTTTTGATTGGTCCGGCAGAGACGGCATTCACCCGGATGCCGTGCGGGCCCAGATCATTCGCCAGATACCGGACCGAGGCTTCCAGCGCCGCCTTCGCGACGCCCATGACGTTGTAATTCTGGACGACACGCTCGGCGCCGAGATACGTCAGCGTGACGATTCCGGCCTGACGCTCCTTCATCAAGGGCAGGGCCGCACGCGAGACGGCAACGAGCGAATAAGCGCTGACGTCGAGGGCCAGCCGGAAGTCGTCTCGTTTCGTGTCCGCATACATGCCGTCCAGCGCTTCCCTGGGAGCAAACGCCAGGGCATGGACCAGAAAATCCAGGTGTCCGACTTCCTCGCCGATCCGGCTCATGAGAGCCGCGATCTGCTCGTCGCTTGAGACGTCGCAGGGCAGCAGCAGAGGATTCGTCAAGTGGGGCGCCAGATCCCGCACATTCTCGCCAAGTCGTTCACTTTGATAGGTTAAGATGAGGCGGGCGCCCGCCTTGTTTGCCGCATTGGCAATGCCCCATGCGATACTACGCTTATTGGCAACGCCCATCACCAAGCCGGTTTTGCCTTCCAGAAGCTGTGTCATAAGGTTGGTTACATTAGCATAAAAGGGTGCCGGCCCCCTCGTTGCAACGCGAGTCCTGAGTTGAACCCGCATTATTGTCATGCTACAATCACCTACCGATCGGTCGGTAGGTTCTTTATTTATGGACAAGCTTCCGACATTTACATTCTCGATTCTGGTGGAAAACCGTTTCGGGGTTTTATTCAACATCACAGGACTATTCAGTTCGCGGGGATACAACATCGAGCGCTTGATGGTGGTTCCGGATTCGGAACCCGGTCTCTCGCGCATCACGATGGCTGCGCGTTGCAGCCCGGCTCTCGCAGAACAGATCGTAAAACAACTTCACAAGCAGATTGATGTCATCTCGGTTGAGGTGACCGACAAGGAGATTTCATGGCCAACGTCTATTATGAAAAGCACGGCAACCCCAGCCTGATCAAATCCAAGCGAGTCGCAGTCATCGGCTACGGCAGCCAGGGGCATGCGCACGCCTTGAACATGCGCGACAGCGGCGTCGATGTCACGATCGCGACATACGCCGGCAGCCCCTCCGCCGCGCGCGCGAAGGAAGACGGGTTGCCCGTGGCAGCGATTGAGCAGGCTGTCCAGAATGCAGACGTGATCATGATTCTCATTCCGGATGAGAAGCAGCGGGCGGTGTACCAGGCGTCGATCGAGCCCCATCTGCGCAAGGGCCAGACCCTGATGTTTGCTCATGGTTTCAACATTCATTTCGGCCGGATCACGCCGCCTCCGTTTGTCGACGTCACGATGATTGCTCCCAAAGCGCCGGGGCATCGTATGCGCGAGCTGTTTGTCGAAGGTGTCGGCGTGCCGGGTCTTCTTGCCGTTCACCAGGATGCCAGCGGCCAGGCCGCACAGAACGCCCTGGCCTATGCATGGGCCACAGGCAACCTGAAAGCCGGCGTTATCGAGACGACTTTCAAGGAAGAGACCGAAAGTGATCTGTTCGGCGAGCAGTCCGTGCTTTGCGGCGGCGTCAGCGCGCTGGTGAAAATGGCGTTCGAAACCCTGGTCGAAGCCGGATACCAGCCGGAGATCGCCTACTTCGAATGCCTGCATGAGTTGAAGCTGATCGTCGACCTGTTTTACCAGGGCGGCCTGAGCTACATGCGTTATTCGGTCAGCGACACCGCCGAATACGGCGACTACACGCGAGGCCCGCGCGTCATCGACGAGCACGTCCGCGGCACGATGAAGCAGGTTCTCAAAGAAATCCAGGACGGTACATTCGCAAAACAGTGGATTGCTGAGAACGAGGCCGGCCGCCCGAACTTCAAGAAGATGCGCGAGACGGAGGCCGATCTTCAGATCGAAAAGGTCGGCAAGCAGCTGCGCGATATGATGTCGTTCCTTCAGAAACCGAAGCATAAGGCGGCGCCGGTTCCGGCTGCTGTTGGTGCGCGGGAGGAGCGATGAGCGCCCAGGCCGATGCAAAGCCTCAAGAGGAGGTCAATGCCACCTCGTCAAAGCACCCGCTGGCCGGGAAGGAAATGACCGGCGCGGACATCGTGATCCAGGTGCTTGCGGACGAAGGCGTCGACGTTCTTTTCGGTTATAGCGGCGGCGCGATCCTGCCTACCTGGGACGCGCTCGCCCGCTACAACATCGAGCAGGAATCCAGGCAACGAAAAGGCATCGAACTGGTTGTCCCTGCCAACGAGCAGGGCGCCGGTTTCATGGCGGCGGGTTTTGCGCGCGCGAGCGGGAAGGTCGGCGTTTCCATGGTGACGTCGGGCCCCGGCGCAACGAACAGCGTGACGCCGGTTCGCGACTGCATGTCGGATTCGATTCCGATGGTTCTGATCTGCGGCCAGGTTCCGCGCGCGAACATCGGTACTGACGCGTTTCAAGAGGCGCCGGTCTTCAACATCATGAGCGCTTGCTCCAAGCGCTGCTTCCTGATCCTCGATCCCGAAGAACTCGAAGCCACGGTTCGAACTGCCTTTGAACTGGCGCGGAGCGACCGGCCGGGTCCTGTCGTTCTCGACATTCCGAAAGACATTCAGAACTGGAAAGGCGTCTTCAAGGGCGAAGGCGTGCTCGAGCTCCGCGGCTACCGCGAACGCATGCAGGCGATTTACGAAAACCGGATGTCCGAAGCGAAGGCTTCAGCATTCTTCGACATGCTCAAGAAGAGCGAGCGCCCGCTGCTCTATGCCGGCGGCGGCGTCATCAAGAGCGATGCGGCGCGCGATCTCAAGCGCTTCGCCACCACCTACAACATCCCGGTGACCACCACGCTGCACGGCCTCGGCGCCTTCGACACCACGCACCCGCTGTCGCTTCATATGCTCGGCATGCATGGCACGGCGTTTGCGAACTACGCCGTGGAGGACTGCGATTTCCTGATCGCCGTCGGCGCCCGGTTCGACGACCGCGTGGCCGGCAAGGTGG includes:
- the ilvB gene encoding biosynthetic-type acetolactate synthase large subunit; translation: MSAQADAKPQEEVNATSSKHPLAGKEMTGADIVIQVLADEGVDVLFGYSGGAILPTWDALARYNIEQESRQRKGIELVVPANEQGAGFMAAGFARASGKVGVSMVTSGPGATNSVTPVRDCMSDSIPMVLICGQVPRANIGTDAFQEAPVFNIMSACSKRCFLILDPEELEATVRTAFELARSDRPGPVVLDIPKDIQNWKGVFKGEGVLELRGYRERMQAIYENRMSEAKASAFFDMLKKSERPLLYAGGGVIKSDAARDLKRFATTYNIPVTTTLHGLGAFDTTHPLSLHMLGMHGTAFANYAVEDCDFLIAVGARFDDRVAGKVASFAPNAKYIAHIDIDASEIGKVKQVTWSHVADARSGLQDLLNYGRNFRKDFSAWIDHIAELKKNHPLDYDRDCDFIQPHYVLECLNKIIQGEAIICTGVGQHQMWAAQYLDYKHPKSFLTSGSMGTMGFGLPGAIGAQFACPDRLVINIDGDGSLRMNIGEMETVTNYNLPVKTVLFNNQGDGMVRQWQKMFFGERFCGSEKFLHRKDFVNAARADGFEFAARISEKSHVEPLLQEFVHFNGPAFLEVMIDPDACVFPMIGPGMGYKEMVTG
- the ilvN gene encoding acetolactate synthase small subunit; the encoded protein is MDKLPTFTFSILVENRFGVLFNITGLFSSRGYNIERLMVVPDSEPGLSRITMAARCSPALAEQIVKQLHKQIDVISVEVTDKEISWPTSIMKSTATPA
- a CDS encoding radical SAM protein, yielding MKWENKARLRWRELQMIARGLASTRHVLLAHIIPTRKCNLACGYCNEYDDFSAPVPTDEMIRRIDRLAYLKTAIVTISGGEPLLHPEIEKLIQRIRQHGIIAGMITNGYLLTPNKIKALNEAGLDHLQISIDNIQPDDVSLKSLKVLDKKLEYLAEFADFAVNINSVIGGGIKNPEDAVTITNRALALGFASSLGIIHDGSGSMKPLNKREERVYREIKQYGQQSYSRFNSWFQENLARGEPNDWRCRAGARYLYICEDGLVHYCSQQRGHPGIPLEQYSFADIAREYGARKSCAPHCTVGCVQKISVIDHWRDPQDERASDVPLHVG
- the ilvC gene encoding ketol-acid reductoisomerase; the protein is MANVYYEKHGNPSLIKSKRVAVIGYGSQGHAHALNMRDSGVDVTIATYAGSPSAARAKEDGLPVAAIEQAVQNADVIMILIPDEKQRAVYQASIEPHLRKGQTLMFAHGFNIHFGRITPPPFVDVTMIAPKAPGHRMRELFVEGVGVPGLLAVHQDASGQAAQNALAYAWATGNLKAGVIETTFKEETESDLFGEQSVLCGGVSALVKMAFETLVEAGYQPEIAYFECLHELKLIVDLFYQGGLSYMRYSVSDTAEYGDYTRGPRVIDEHVRGTMKQVLKEIQDGTFAKQWIAENEAGRPNFKKMRETEADLQIEKVGKQLRDMMSFLQKPKHKAAPVPAAVGAREER
- a CDS encoding enoyl-ACP reductase, encoding MTQLLEGKTGLVMGVANKRSIAWGIANAANKAGARLILTYQSERLGENVRDLAPHLTNPLLLPCDVSSDEQIAALMSRIGEEVGHLDFLVHALAFAPREALDGMYADTKRDDFRLALDVSAYSLVAVSRAALPLMKERQAGIVTLTYLGAERVVQNYNVMGVAKAALEASVRYLANDLGPHGIRVNAVSAGPIKTLASSAVGGISNMIKLHTERAPLRKAVDIDEVGDAALFLISPLSRGISGEVIYVDGGYHILGV